A part of Paenibacillus sp. 481 genomic DNA contains:
- a CDS encoding ABC transporter permease — MSYFSGLVQNEWMKINSKKQLPLFLAFLFAIFLLIIVVLRYFAEDTGYFMDTAVLTVNLGALFMTYYFIASTAQTVTDEYKDGTIKQLLIRPAGRTTVLMSKLVNQLLVLVVVSVAVLVFALLLGAIFFSLTAKGDSTTLTSLIEIVIYRWVGTLFYGTMAFMLAVLTRSVGISISVPFLLSSIIDGIASMGLQRYSWYKFTYFPHLDWKIYADGGAPYDGATLSFSIFMYAVYMIVMLAIAIWVFKKRDVQ; from the coding sequence ATGAGTTATTTTTCCGGATTAGTGCAAAACGAATGGATGAAAATCAATAGTAAGAAGCAATTGCCGTTATTTCTTGCTTTTCTATTTGCTATCTTTTTGTTGATAATCGTTGTGCTGCGTTATTTCGCCGAAGACACGGGCTATTTTATGGATACGGCTGTTCTTACGGTTAATTTAGGCGCGCTCTTTATGACGTATTACTTTATTGCATCTACAGCGCAGACGGTTACCGATGAGTATAAAGATGGAACGATTAAGCAGCTACTCATACGACCAGCTGGTCGTACAACGGTGCTTATGTCTAAACTAGTCAATCAATTGTTAGTCCTTGTTGTAGTAAGTGTGGCAGTGCTTGTGTTCGCGTTATTGTTAGGGGCGATCTTTTTCTCCTTAACAGCAAAAGGTGATTCGACTACGCTCACATCTCTTATTGAGATTGTGATTTATCGTTGGGTGGGAACCTTATTTTACGGGACAATGGCATTTATGCTCGCCGTCCTTACACGGAGTGTCGGAATTTCCATTTCGGTTCCATTCCTGCTTTCTTCCATTATAGATGGAATCGCTTCGATGGGGCTGCAACGATATAGCTGGTACAAGTTCACGTACTTTCCACATTTGGATTGGAAAATATACGCTGATGGGGGCGCGCCCTATGATGGCGCAACATTGAGCTTTAGTATTTTCATGTATGCCGTCTATATGATTGTGATGTTAGCGATCGCGATATGGGTGTTCAAAAAACGCGACGTGCAATAG
- a CDS encoding glycosyltransferase family 4 protein translates to MKILQALFFPPEQPGGVSSMIPYILEQFRTPNWEMDLFSLPKRIRNKGQEEVVFSTFDWTEYGDSPIVQKYIQTYKDYVWWTKLRLSKPYDLIHAHHPIAGLVMKQLFPDTPVIMTVHSSYERELILNGKIAEHGPEHRFLTAIYTELEARVDEMMTVSQSFKQYLSHYVHDAEAIKVLPNGFDEKRFKPIAHDNAVPQLITVCRLVPAKGLDVLLQACAELKRRGHTYVLHIIGDGPIREELEQMAKDLGIYDETIFYGYMLHPEEFMPFSDIFVLSSRAESFGSVFAEAALCWLALVGTDVGGVAEQIEDGTTGLLVPSDQPIALCNALERVMMDSSFRYELARAAWVKAKQTYSLTRVVNELKCMYVRYRP, encoded by the coding sequence GTGAAAATTTTACAGGCTTTGTTCTTCCCACCCGAGCAACCAGGTGGGGTTTCCTCCATGATTCCTTATATACTGGAACAATTTCGTACGCCGAATTGGGAAATGGACCTATTTTCGCTACCGAAGCGAATTCGTAATAAAGGTCAAGAAGAAGTGGTGTTTAGCACATTTGACTGGACAGAATACGGGGATAGTCCGATTGTGCAAAAATATATTCAAACGTACAAAGATTACGTGTGGTGGACGAAGCTTCGGTTATCGAAACCGTATGACTTAATTCATGCCCATCATCCGATTGCGGGACTCGTGATGAAGCAGTTGTTTCCGGATACGCCCGTCATTATGACGGTGCATTCCAGTTATGAGCGAGAGCTTATTTTGAATGGGAAAATTGCTGAACACGGCCCCGAGCATCGCTTCTTAACCGCGATTTATACGGAGTTGGAAGCACGCGTGGACGAGATGATGACGGTATCGCAATCGTTTAAACAATATTTATCTCACTATGTACATGACGCTGAGGCGATTAAGGTTTTGCCGAACGGCTTCGATGAGAAGCGATTTAAACCGATTGCTCACGATAATGCTGTGCCGCAGCTGATTACAGTATGTCGTCTCGTTCCGGCGAAAGGGCTGGATGTGCTGCTGCAAGCTTGTGCCGAGCTGAAGCGGCGCGGACACACGTACGTTCTGCACATTATCGGGGACGGCCCGATCCGAGAAGAGTTAGAACAAATGGCCAAAGATTTGGGCATTTATGATGAAACGATATTTTACGGATATATGCTTCATCCCGAGGAATTCATGCCGTTTTCGGACATTTTTGTGCTATCGTCAAGGGCAGAGTCATTTGGCTCCGTATTTGCCGAAGCTGCACTTTGCTGGCTGGCGCTCGTAGGCACGGATGTCGGAGGGGTTGCGGAGCAAATTGAAGATGGAACAACGGGCTTGCTCGTGCCGTCCGATCAGCCTATCGCCTTATGTAATGCGCTCGAACGGGTGATGATGGATTCGTCTTTCCGTTATGAGTTGGCCCGCGCAGCTTGGGTAAAGGCGAAACAAACGTACTCCCTGACACGTGTTGTGAACGAATTGAAATGCATGTATGTCCGATATAGACCCTAA
- a CDS encoding YkvI family membrane protein: protein MKQTIRVLQIAFTYIGTVVGAGFATGQEILQFFTQYGWWASFTIIVATVIFVWFGTKLMLLAHHIKAHSYEDVNHALFGKRIGSTVSLFTMVVIICVNSVMLAGAGAVFVEHFNMHYQTGLLLTLVGSFWIINRGMGAILHLNSIVAPTMILFTILIVAHTLSMPNASQFLTFSTDKPLYAAWTAPFLYGAFNLAMAQAVLVPLGASMPNKTVVKLGGIIGGVVIGCMLLAGHFALSAQMPGITQFDIPMGHIASGLGLAIQLVYVMLIFSEIFTTFLADIFGVTLQLQQRTRLNKKLIIFMIMLFCYMMSQFGFRSLVSVLYPLFGMFSLVWLYLLIRIRTPFDAALTPKDPPAASTLLHANNNEPDIASATHIHMLTTIPKGPATTLRSNKKPHP, encoded by the coding sequence TTGAAACAAACTATCCGCGTGCTACAGATTGCGTTTACGTATATAGGCACTGTCGTCGGTGCTGGTTTTGCAACGGGACAAGAAATATTGCAATTTTTTACGCAATACGGTTGGTGGGCATCATTCACGATTATCGTAGCAACCGTTATTTTCGTATGGTTTGGTACGAAATTAATGTTACTGGCCCATCATATTAAGGCTCATTCCTACGAAGACGTCAATCATGCTTTATTCGGCAAACGTATTGGCAGCACGGTTAGTCTGTTTACGATGGTCGTCATAATTTGCGTCAATAGCGTTATGCTTGCAGGAGCCGGGGCTGTATTTGTGGAGCATTTCAATATGCATTACCAAACCGGACTGCTGCTCACGCTCGTGGGGTCATTTTGGATTATTAATCGAGGAATGGGTGCTATTTTGCATCTGAATTCCATTGTAGCACCGACCATGATCTTATTTACAATTCTGATTGTTGCCCACACGTTGTCTATGCCTAATGCTTCGCAATTTCTCACCTTCTCGACCGATAAACCGCTGTACGCCGCTTGGACTGCACCCTTTTTATATGGGGCATTTAATTTAGCAATGGCGCAAGCGGTACTCGTTCCATTAGGTGCATCTATGCCAAATAAGACTGTCGTTAAGCTAGGTGGCATTATTGGCGGTGTTGTTATTGGGTGTATGCTGCTTGCAGGACACTTTGCCTTGAGCGCCCAAATGCCCGGTATTACGCAATTCGATATCCCGATGGGACATATTGCTTCCGGACTTGGTTTAGCAATTCAACTCGTTTATGTGATGCTTATTTTTTCAGAAATATTCACCACATTTCTAGCCGATATATTTGGCGTTACCTTGCAATTACAACAACGCACTCGTCTCAACAAGAAACTGATTATATTTATGATTATGTTGTTCTGCTATATGATGAGCCAATTCGGATTTCGTTCGCTTGTATCAGTGCTCTACCCGTTGTTCGGGATGTTCAGCCTCGTTTGGCTGTATCTTCTCATTCGCATCAGAACTCCGTTCGATGCTGCACTTACGCCAAAAGATCCACCAGCAGCATCAACCTTGCTCCATGCCAACAACAATGAACCCGATATCGCCAGTGCCACACATATTCATATGTTAACAACGATACCGAAAGGCCCCGCCACTACGCTTAGATCGAATAAAAAGCCGCATCCCTAA
- a CDS encoding GGDEF domain-containing protein, with translation MNMPLMTWSGVGNMVALTSACMVYITFIILLMTLRLYSRQRSNAYLLLSASLVLMALDKAIYLMDGLIFHEAPQAIGVGRACLQTLSFLLVNLSVLRLYKRFSHQIRARFGLLFAGIIGASLLCFIIEPDAKTAFGSAWPLLVYHFILTIVCYAWIAPRINQRLKYTLSLIVHFLTLLLVTINWMLFGGQQAELIVLEHLMPLIYYTLLFFILFERIVEHLQVTYRSSITDGLTQLYNRRYVLHTMQQYVQKGMRLSFIFCDIDNFKKLNDTYGHDHADDVLKHVSNIIKEEVEDYGIPGRFGGEELVAVIVDADEAVARIAEQIRKRVELEAQVTISVGYSTWHHKLSIDELVRQSDQAMYFSKTSGKNRVTSFKKMNSSDDTSEHAARKDHKGVTDENATISSEEKNLPPRKSRAKRKSLS, from the coding sequence ATGAATATGCCTTTAATGACATGGTCTGGGGTTGGCAACATGGTCGCATTGACCTCAGCCTGCATGGTTTACATCACTTTTATTATACTGCTGATGACGTTGCGATTGTACTCCCGTCAGCGATCTAATGCGTATTTGCTTCTTTCTGCATCACTCGTGCTAATGGCACTCGACAAAGCCATCTATTTAATGGATGGCTTGATTTTTCATGAAGCACCGCAAGCGATCGGTGTGGGACGCGCCTGCCTGCAAACGCTCTCTTTTTTACTCGTTAACTTATCTGTCCTGCGTCTTTACAAACGGTTCTCGCACCAAATTCGTGCCCGCTTTGGGCTGTTATTTGCCGGAATTATCGGTGCAAGTCTATTGTGCTTCATTATTGAACCAGATGCAAAGACGGCATTCGGGAGCGCGTGGCCGCTCCTCGTGTATCACTTCATACTCACGATTGTATGTTATGCATGGATTGCACCGCGCATTAACCAACGTTTGAAATATACGCTTAGTCTAATCGTTCATTTTTTAACGTTGCTCCTTGTCACCATCAATTGGATGCTGTTCGGCGGGCAGCAAGCCGAATTGATCGTTCTTGAGCATCTTATGCCACTTATATACTATACATTGCTCTTTTTTATCCTCTTTGAACGAATTGTGGAGCATTTGCAAGTTACATATCGATCTTCGATTACAGACGGGCTTACACAGCTATACAATCGTCGTTATGTACTCCATACGATGCAGCAATATGTCCAAAAAGGGATGCGTCTTTCGTTTATTTTTTGTGACATTGATAATTTCAAAAAATTAAACGATACGTATGGTCATGATCATGCAGATGATGTGTTAAAACACGTGTCGAACATTATAAAAGAAGAAGTCGAAGACTACGGCATACCTGGGCGATTTGGCGGAGAGGAGCTTGTAGCGGTCATTGTTGACGCTGACGAAGCTGTTGCCCGAATTGCTGAACAAATCCGTAAACGTGTGGAGTTGGAAGCACAAGTAACGATTAGTGTAGGCTACAGCACATGGCATCACAAACTATCGATCGATGAGCTTGTACGTCAATCCGATCAGGCGATGTACTTCTCGAAGACGAGCGGCAAGAATCGAGTGACATCCTTTAAAAAAATGAACAGTAGCGACGATACAAGCGAGCACGCTGCACGTAAAGATCATAAAGGTGTGACCGATGAAAATGCTACGATTAGCAGTGAGGAAAAAAATCTTCCGCCACGTAAATCTCGCGCCAAGCGAAAGTCTCTGTCTTAA